The following are from one region of the Paenibacillus sp. KS-LC4 genome:
- a CDS encoding aspartyl-phosphate phosphatase Spo0E family protein, translating into MDNQLLLEMEKLRDKMVETALIKQTFLNREVLRLSQSLDVLIVRAQEERRTVSSHK; encoded by the coding sequence ATGGACAACCAATTGCTCTTGGAGATGGAGAAGTTGCGCGATAAAATGGTTGAAACGGCGCTCATCAAGCAAACTTTTCTGAACCGGGAGGTACTGCGGCTTAGCCAATCGCTAGACGTTCTAATCGTGCGTGCGCAGGAAGAGCGACGGACCGTTTCGAGCCATAAATAA
- a CDS encoding D-alanyl-D-alanine carboxypeptidase family protein: MKKLRNKLCLCILALVVSLPTFVFAEEAAEIPSLPTAEQTGGVEPHLAPSARSAILMDADSGTIIYEKNSHDQLPPASITKIMTMLLIMEALADGKLKLTDKVQTSEYASSMGGSQIFLEPGEEMSVDDMIKGIALASGNDASVAMAEKLGGTEEQFVAMMNEKAKQLGLKETHFSNCNGLPSKDHYSSAHDIAVMSRELLRHTDITKYTGMYQDYLRKTSEKPFWLVNTNKLVRFYSGADGLKTGFTNEAKFCLSATARRDGLRVIAVVMGEPNTKTRNTEVSQMFDYAFAQYTTHPIFKEGDAMGKVHVEKGVVSELELVAPHAYSILLKKGANTSDIRYELKIDGSLKAPIAIGAPIGKLLVYQGDKLLKEFPVNAPQTIERAGWWKMLKRSFGGLFA; the protein is encoded by the coding sequence TTGAAAAAATTACGGAATAAACTTTGCTTATGCATCCTTGCGCTCGTTGTCTCTTTGCCAACGTTCGTATTCGCCGAAGAAGCGGCTGAGATACCCTCGCTGCCAACAGCGGAGCAGACCGGAGGCGTGGAGCCTCATCTGGCGCCATCAGCCCGGTCTGCCATTCTTATGGACGCGGACAGCGGAACGATTATTTATGAGAAAAACAGCCACGATCAGCTTCCTCCGGCAAGCATCACTAAAATTATGACCATGCTGCTTATTATGGAAGCACTGGCTGACGGCAAGCTCAAGCTGACCGATAAGGTGCAGACGAGCGAATACGCTTCCTCTATGGGCGGCTCGCAAATTTTTCTGGAGCCTGGAGAGGAAATGAGCGTGGATGACATGATTAAAGGAATTGCTCTAGCTTCTGGCAATGATGCTTCTGTTGCGATGGCAGAAAAGCTCGGAGGCACCGAGGAGCAATTCGTGGCAATGATGAATGAGAAGGCGAAGCAGCTTGGGCTGAAGGAAACTCATTTTTCCAATTGCAATGGCCTGCCTTCGAAGGATCATTATTCGTCAGCTCATGACATTGCGGTTATGTCACGTGAGCTGCTGAGGCATACGGATATTACGAAGTATACCGGCATGTATCAGGATTATTTGCGCAAAACGTCAGAAAAGCCCTTCTGGCTCGTCAACACGAATAAGCTTGTACGGTTCTATAGCGGTGCTGACGGACTTAAAACCGGATTTACGAATGAAGCCAAGTTTTGTTTATCGGCAACAGCAAGGCGAGATGGGCTTCGCGTCATTGCGGTCGTAATGGGTGAACCGAATACGAAGACGCGCAACACGGAAGTATCGCAAATGTTTGATTATGCGTTTGCCCAATATACGACGCATCCGATTTTTAAAGAGGGCGATGCTATGGGTAAGGTGCATGTAGAGAAGGGCGTTGTGTCCGAGCTTGAATTGGTTGCTCCCCATGCTTACAGCATACTGCTCAAAAAAGGGGCAAACACAAGCGATATCCGCTACGAGCTGAAAATCGACGGCTCGCTTAAAGCGCCTATTGCAATTGGTGCGCCGATCGGCAAGCTGCTCGTGTATCAGGGAGATAAGCTGCTTAAGGAATTCCCCGTAAATGCGCCGCAGACGATAGAGCGGGCTGGCTGGTGGAAAATGCTGAAGCGCTCGTTTGGCGGATTGTTCGCTTAA
- a CDS encoding purine-nucleoside phosphorylase, whose protein sequence is MSVITAAQIKEAAAYIAGRTNLLPEVGLIMGSGLGVLGDHLENPVTIAYKDIPHFPVSTVEGHAGELLIGTLSDRPVLLMRGRFHMYEGYGPELTAFPVRVMKALGVSTLLVTNAAGGVNLAFQSGNLMLISDHLNMTGKNPLIGPNDNELGVRFPDMSEAYSKRLRGIARELAASQGLVLAEGVYAGLLGPTYETPAEIRMLRILGADAVGMSTVAEVITARHAGIEVLGISCITNMAAGILDQPLNHEEVMETAERVRSEFLDLVKGLVPLI, encoded by the coding sequence ATGAGCGTAATTACAGCAGCACAAATTAAAGAAGCGGCAGCTTACATTGCCGGACGTACGAATTTATTGCCAGAGGTCGGCCTTATTATGGGTTCCGGTCTTGGCGTTCTCGGCGATCATTTGGAAAATCCAGTGACGATTGCGTACAAGGATATTCCCCATTTCCCAGTGTCCACAGTGGAAGGCCATGCAGGCGAGCTGCTTATCGGCACCCTGTCGGACCGGCCAGTGCTATTGATGCGGGGCCGCTTCCATATGTATGAGGGCTACGGCCCTGAGCTGACAGCATTTCCGGTGCGCGTAATGAAGGCGCTTGGCGTATCGACACTGCTTGTGACCAATGCAGCTGGCGGCGTCAACCTTGCTTTTCAATCCGGCAATCTGATGCTGATTTCCGACCACCTGAACATGACAGGCAAAAACCCGCTAATTGGCCCTAATGATAACGAGCTGGGTGTTCGTTTTCCTGATATGTCGGAGGCTTATAGCAAGCGTCTGCGCGGTATTGCCCGCGAACTTGCGGCAAGCCAAGGGCTTGTACTTGCCGAAGGGGTATATGCCGGACTGCTCGGACCAACGTATGAAACGCCAGCGGAAATTCGCATGCTGCGCATTTTAGGGGCAGATGCTGTCGGAATGTCGACGGTTGCGGAAGTAATTACCGCAAGACATGCGGGAATTGAAGTGCTTGGCATTTCTTGTATTACGAATATGGCTGCGGGCATTCTGGACCAACCGCTTAACCACGAGGAGGTTATGGAGACGGCAGAGCGCGTGAGATCTGAGTTTTTGGACCTCGTAAAAGGTTTGGTTCCACTCATTTAA